In the Verrucomicrobiia bacterium genome, one interval contains:
- a CDS encoding helix-turn-helix domain-containing protein — MVSLHTTAHDKDEFSQRIKVFGDIWMVRIISMLADVTQRFNELHRSLGPVSPTVLADRLKKLEDYGLIARERQTMDQLSVTYALTDKGRAILPLLKSIESFTKKYL; from the coding sequence ATGGTTTCTTTACACACCACCGCCCACGACAAAGATGAGTTTAGTCAAAGAATTAAAGTCTTTGGTGATATTTGGATGGTACGCATTATTAGCATGCTTGCCGATGTAACCCAGCGATTTAACGAGCTACACCGCAGCCTGGGACCCGTCAGTCCTACCGTACTGGCCGACCGGCTCAAAAAGCTAGAAGACTACGGTCTGATTGCCCGTGAAAGACAAACAATGGACCAGCTGTCGGTAACTTACGCCCTTACGGACAAGGGCCGAGCAATCCTGCCGCTCCTGAAATCCATCGAATCATTCACCAAAAAGTATCTGTAG
- a CDS encoding DUF397 domain-containing protein translates to MDQLNWRKSSFSATKGMDNCVEMAQTDSGGIAVRNSNNPEGGMTHFTRDEMLAFLQGAKAGEFDDMVA, encoded by the coding sequence ATGGATCAGCTGAACTGGCGGAAGAGCTCCTTCAGTGCCACGAAGGGCATGGACAACTGTGTCGAGATGGCGCAGACCGACAGCGGTGGCATCGCCGTGCGCAACTCGAACAACCCGGAGGGTGGGATGACCCACTTCACCCGTGACGAGATGCTGGCATTCCTCCAGGGAGCCAAGGCTGGCGAGTTCGACGACATGGTCGCCTAG